In Duganella zoogloeoides, a single genomic region encodes these proteins:
- a CDS encoding UDP-N-acetylglucosamine 4,6-dehydratase family protein, which produces MSVSVHHPASSVRQLCMRLAAINRSGKRLLMCVADGVALPLCLVLAMMVITGGMPPWPAALLLTALSISALTIASLYGAALRQLEQRTLILAGMALGAAVVALYLLTRDGAVARIPGPVLAMYWPLAMLYLIASRAGMRALLRSLLHQQVPPPTDAASRRLPDFAPEQLLGRAPVQPDSALFARCVRGKNVLVTGAGGSIGSELCRQIAGLGPHCLHLVDHSEFALYTIAQELRARWPQLVLHAHLGSVCSERMLERVMHGAAIHTIYHAAAYKHVSIVETNMVEGLRNNVVGARNVAAAATRHGVHTCVLVSSDKAVRPSTIMGASKRLSELVFQAAQDDGAGVTTFSMVRFGNVLGSSGSVVPLFRQQLQQGGPLTITDAAMERYFMLIPEAAQLVIQAGAMAEGGEVFVLDMGAPLRIVDLARRMIALAGLTERTPRNPQGDIDIRYVGLCPGEKLQEELLTADGAIPSRHPRILCMKEQALPAAQLDQYLELLLVACASNDRWLIEAMLKTIISEFTPQTGVRATDSEAALRRLRVPPLAAVPPVAIHAS; this is translated from the coding sequence ATGTCCGTCTCCGTCCACCACCCAGCCTCTTCCGTCCGCCAGCTGTGTATGCGGCTGGCCGCCATCAACCGCAGCGGCAAGCGCCTGCTGATGTGCGTGGCCGATGGCGTGGCGTTGCCGCTGTGCCTGGTGCTGGCAATGATGGTGATCACTGGCGGCATGCCGCCGTGGCCTGCCGCCCTGCTGCTCACGGCGCTCAGCATATCGGCATTGACGATAGCGTCGCTGTACGGCGCCGCGCTGCGCCAGCTCGAGCAGCGCACGCTGATCCTGGCCGGCATGGCGCTGGGCGCCGCCGTGGTCGCGCTGTACCTGCTGACCAGGGATGGCGCGGTGGCGCGCATCCCCGGTCCGGTGCTGGCCATGTACTGGCCGCTGGCGATGTTGTACCTGATCGCCTCGCGCGCCGGCATGCGCGCACTGCTGCGGTCCTTGCTGCACCAGCAGGTGCCGCCGCCGACGGACGCCGCCAGCCGCCGCCTGCCCGACTTCGCCCCCGAGCAATTGCTGGGCCGCGCACCGGTGCAGCCCGACAGCGCGCTGTTCGCGCGCTGCGTGCGCGGCAAGAACGTGCTGGTCACCGGCGCGGGCGGCTCCATCGGCAGCGAGTTGTGCCGGCAAATCGCCGGCCTGGGGCCGCACTGCCTGCACCTGGTCGATCACAGCGAGTTCGCGCTTTACACCATTGCCCAGGAATTACGGGCGCGCTGGCCGCAACTGGTGCTGCATGCGCACCTGGGCTCCGTGTGCAGCGAACGCATGCTCGAGCGCGTGATGCACGGCGCGGCCATCCACACCATCTACCATGCGGCCGCCTACAAGCACGTGTCCATCGTCGAAACCAATATGGTGGAGGGACTGCGCAACAACGTTGTCGGCGCCCGCAATGTCGCTGCCGCCGCCACCCGCCACGGCGTGCACACCTGCGTGCTGGTGTCGTCCGACAAGGCGGTGCGGCCCAGCACCATCATGGGCGCCAGCAAGCGCCTGTCGGAGCTGGTGTTCCAGGCCGCGCAAGATGACGGCGCGGGCGTCACCACGTTCAGCATGGTCCGCTTTGGCAATGTGCTGGGATCATCGGGCTCGGTGGTGCCGCTGTTCCGCCAGCAGTTGCAGCAGGGCGGTCCGCTCACCATCACCGACGCCGCCATGGAGCGCTACTTCATGCTGATCCCCGAAGCCGCGCAACTGGTGATACAGGCCGGCGCCATGGCCGAAGGCGGCGAAGTATTCGTGCTCGACATGGGCGCGCCGCTGCGCATCGTCGATCTGGCGCGGCGCATGATCGCGCTGGCCGGTCTCACCGAGCGCACGCCGCGCAATCCGCAGGGCGACATCGACATCCGCTACGTGGGCCTGTGCCCCGGAGAAAAACTGCAGGAAGAACTGCTCACCGCCGACGGCGCCATCCCGAGCCGCCACCCGCGCATCCTGTGCATGAAGGAGCAGGCGCTGCCCGCCGCCCAGCTCGACCAGTACCTGGAGCTGCTGCTGGTTGCTTGCGCCAGCAACGACCGCTGGCTGATCGAAGCCATGCTCAAGACCATCATCAGCGAGTTCACGCCGCAAACCGGGGTGCGCGCCACCGACAGCGAGGCCGCACTCCGCCGCTTGCGTGTGCCCCCGCTGGCAGCCGTGCCACCGGTCGCCATCCACGCTTCCTGA
- a CDS encoding Gfo/Idh/MocA family protein: MRQFCPAVTDRKLRFALVGCGRIARNHFGALAQHADRCELVAVCDVDATALDRAAADTGAVPFDNLDHMLERSDIDACIITTPSGLHPDQAVRVARAGRHVITEKPMATRWEDAKRMVGACDAAGVRMFVVKQNRRNATLQLLKRAVDNKRFGRIYMVNLNVFWTRPQSYYNSAPWRGTWEFDGGAFMNQASHYVDLLDWIIGPVESLQAYTATLARDIEVEDTGVISLRWRNGALGSMNVTMLAYPHNLEGSITVLGETGTARIGGVAVNEVQQWDFAVPDADDAKVKQASYATASVYGFGHPLYYDNVIAVLRGEAEPETDGREGLKSLEVLIAAYRSARDGRRVALPLDY; this comes from the coding sequence ATGCGTCAATTCTGCCCTGCCGTCACCGACCGCAAGCTGCGCTTCGCGCTGGTCGGGTGCGGGCGCATCGCCCGCAACCATTTTGGCGCGCTGGCCCAGCATGCCGACCGCTGCGAGCTGGTGGCCGTGTGCGATGTCGATGCCACTGCGCTCGACCGCGCCGCCGCCGACACCGGCGCCGTCCCGTTCGACAACCTCGACCACATGCTCGAACGCAGCGACATCGACGCCTGCATCATCACCACGCCGTCCGGCCTGCACCCGGACCAGGCGGTACGGGTGGCGCGCGCCGGCCGCCACGTGATCACCGAAAAGCCGATGGCCACGCGCTGGGAAGACGCCAAGCGCATGGTGGGCGCCTGCGACGCGGCCGGCGTGCGCATGTTCGTGGTCAAGCAGAACCGCCGCAACGCCACATTGCAACTGCTCAAGCGCGCGGTGGACAACAAGCGGTTCGGCCGCATCTACATGGTCAACCTCAATGTGTTCTGGACCCGCCCGCAAAGCTATTACAACAGCGCGCCGTGGCGCGGCACCTGGGAGTTCGACGGCGGCGCCTTCATGAACCAGGCCAGCCACTACGTCGATTTGCTCGACTGGATCATCGGCCCGGTCGAGAGCCTGCAAGCGTACACCGCCACGCTGGCGCGCGATATCGAGGTGGAAGACACGGGCGTGATCAGCCTGCGCTGGCGCAACGGCGCCCTCGGCTCGATGAACGTCACCATGCTGGCCTACCCGCACAACCTCGAAGGCAGCATCACGGTGCTGGGCGAAACCGGCACCGCGCGCATCGGCGGCGTGGCCGTCAACGAGGTGCAGCAGTGGGACTTCGCGGTGCCCGACGCGGACGACGCCAAGGTGAAACAGGCCAGCTACGCAACCGCGTCGGTGTACGGCTTCGGCCACCCGCTTTATTACGACAACGTGATCGCCGTGCTGCGCGGCGAAGCGGAACCGGAAACCGACGGGCGCGAAGGCCTGAAATCGCTCGAAGTGCTGATCGCCGCGTACCGCTCGGCGCGCGATGGCCGCCGCGTGGCGCTGCCGCTCGACTACTAG
- a CDS encoding acyltransferase gives MDNLVHASAIVDAGAMLGEGTRIWHFSHVCGGARIGDRCSLGQNVFIASDVVIGHNVKIQNNVSVYDAVVLEDDVFCGPSMVFTNVHNPRAAVVRKHEYRRTLVRRGASIGANATVVCGVTIGAYAMIGAGAVVTRDVPDFALMAGVPARQIGWISRHGERLDLPRGADGRARCPHTGDVYTVAGGACTVQPAD, from the coding sequence ATGGATAACCTTGTTCACGCCAGCGCGATTGTCGATGCCGGCGCGATGCTGGGCGAAGGCACCCGCATCTGGCACTTCAGCCACGTGTGCGGCGGCGCGCGCATCGGCGACCGCTGCTCGCTGGGCCAGAACGTCTTCATCGCCAGCGACGTCGTCATCGGCCACAACGTCAAGATCCAGAACAACGTCTCGGTGTATGACGCGGTGGTGCTCGAAGACGACGTGTTCTGCGGACCCAGCATGGTGTTTACCAATGTGCACAATCCGCGCGCGGCCGTGGTGCGCAAGCACGAGTACCGCCGCACCCTGGTGCGCCGGGGCGCATCGATCGGCGCCAACGCCACCGTGGTCTGCGGTGTGACCATCGGCGCGTACGCCATGATCGGCGCCGGCGCCGTGGTCACCCGCGACGTGCCCGATTTCGCGCTGATGGCCGGCGTGCCGGCGCGCCAGATCGGCTGGATCAGCCGCCACGGCGAACGCCTGGACTTGCCGCGCGGCGCCGACGGCCGGGCGCGCTGTCCGCATACCGGTGACGTGTACACGGTGGCGGGTGGCGCCTGCACCGTTCAACCTGCCGACTAA
- a CDS encoding DegT/DnrJ/EryC1/StrS family aminotransferase, translated as MEFTGLKQQYELLRNDINAAIQRVLDHGQYIMGPEVAQLEAALAQYCGARHCVTVSSGTEALLISLMALGIQPGDEVITTPFSFIATAEAIVLAGARPVFVDVERATGNLDPARIVRRIGARTRAIMPVSLYGQPADMDAINGIARRHGLAVIEDAAQSFGASYGGQGSGQRSGNLSTIGCTSFFPSKPLGCYGDGGAIFTSDDELARAMREIRIHGQAERYHHTRVGVGGRMDTLQCAVVLAKLPTFDDEIAARRRVAAAYDRCFGSRVETLGGAEASAWAQYTIVPPSRAPVQAALTAAGIPSVVHYPQAIHQQPAYLRYDDAACPVAELLAQRVLSLPMGPHLTQSDVARVAATVLAALDA; from the coding sequence ATGGAATTCACGGGCCTGAAACAGCAGTACGAACTGCTGCGCAACGACATCAACGCCGCCATCCAGCGCGTGCTCGACCACGGCCAGTACATCATGGGGCCTGAAGTGGCGCAGCTGGAGGCGGCGCTGGCGCAGTATTGCGGCGCGCGCCATTGCGTGACCGTGTCGTCGGGCACCGAGGCGCTGCTCATTTCCCTGATGGCGCTCGGTATCCAGCCTGGCGACGAGGTGATCACCACGCCGTTCTCGTTCATCGCCACCGCAGAGGCCATCGTGCTGGCCGGCGCGCGGCCCGTGTTTGTCGATGTCGAACGCGCCACCGGCAATCTCGATCCGGCCCGCATCGTCCGCCGCATCGGTGCGCGCACCCGCGCCATCATGCCCGTCTCGCTGTACGGCCAGCCGGCCGACATGGACGCCATCAACGGTATCGCCCGCCGCCACGGCCTGGCCGTGATCGAGGATGCCGCGCAAAGCTTCGGCGCCAGCTACGGTGGCCAAGGCAGCGGCCAGCGCAGCGGCAACCTGTCCACCATCGGCTGCACCAGCTTCTTCCCCAGCAAACCACTGGGCTGCTACGGCGACGGCGGCGCCATCTTCACCAGCGACGATGAACTGGCGCGGGCGATGCGCGAGATCCGCATCCACGGCCAGGCCGAGCGCTATCACCATACCCGCGTGGGCGTGGGCGGGCGCATGGATACCCTGCAATGCGCGGTGGTGCTGGCCAAGCTGCCCACTTTTGACGACGAAATCGCCGCGCGCCGCCGCGTGGCCGCCGCCTACGACCGCTGCTTTGGCAGCCGGGTGGAAACCCTGGGCGGCGCGGAAGCGAGTGCCTGGGCCCAGTACACCATCGTGCCCCCCAGCCGCGCACCGGTACAGGCCGCGCTCACGGCCGCCGGCATCCCCAGTGTGGTGCACTATCCGCAGGCGATCCACCAGCAGCCGGCCTACCTGCGCTACGACGACGCGGCCTGCCCGGTGGCCGAGCTGCTGGCGCAGCGGGTACTGAGCCTGCCAATGGGACCGCACCTGACCCAGTCCGACGTCGCCCGCGTGGCGGCCACCGTGCTGGCCGCGCTCGACGCCTGA
- a CDS encoding lipopolysaccharide biosynthesis protein, which translates to MAALPTFWKHLLTVLGGSLVAQALPIVAAPLITRLCTPGELGAFSVWLGVVAIATVAATLRMEFAMVVDPGRIRQRLCFGVVAWSSSWLAVVLTVALVAARLLDLVAMSWPGVLTLGLAAWLTAGMQTMLAYAASHNGFAAAAKARIVAAGGVAGAQLGLLALLAGMPWVTLRLAGAGGDALLAGQLVGLAAGLLAARQLLHLPLRGGGLSTLTGPTDVAAAASPVSATSADVERAANTLERPSNGIALAWLTRLRRLRRQGWAALLPTTPQRRYLRHHRAFWRFTLPSSLLNAAVGQLPLLIIGARHGVMAAGLFALTQRVLAAPISLLAASVLEVFKRESVRQYQEHGDCRPAYRHALRVLLALGAVPALVLWVASPALFSFVFGADWRGAGELAQIMAPLFFLNFVAGPLSYVFSVAGRQKTELLWQVALFATTVAAFAAPLPLAHNVLAYSIGYSLLYLVYLHLSYRYALNRPPGRRLHAAG; encoded by the coding sequence ATGGCCGCCCTGCCCACTTTCTGGAAGCACCTGCTCACGGTACTGGGCGGCTCGCTGGTGGCGCAGGCGCTGCCGATCGTGGCCGCGCCCCTGATCACGCGGCTGTGCACCCCGGGCGAACTGGGCGCGTTCAGCGTGTGGCTGGGCGTGGTGGCGATTGCCACCGTGGCGGCCACCCTGCGCATGGAGTTCGCCATGGTGGTCGATCCGGGCCGCATCCGCCAGCGGCTGTGCTTTGGCGTGGTGGCGTGGTCTTCCAGCTGGCTGGCGGTGGTGCTGACGGTAGCGCTGGTGGCGGCGCGGCTGCTGGACCTAGTCGCCATGTCATGGCCGGGCGTATTGACCCTGGGCCTGGCGGCATGGCTGACGGCCGGCATGCAGACCATGCTGGCCTACGCCGCCTCGCATAACGGCTTTGCGGCTGCCGCCAAGGCGCGGATCGTGGCGGCTGGCGGCGTCGCCGGGGCGCAGTTGGGGTTGCTGGCGTTACTGGCGGGTATGCCATGGGTAACGCTGCGCCTGGCTGGCGCCGGCGGGGATGCCTTGCTGGCCGGTCAATTGGTGGGCCTGGCTGCCGGTCTCCTGGCCGCGCGCCAGCTTCTGCACCTGCCACTACGGGGTGGCGGTTTAAGTACCCTCACTGGGCCGACTGACGTTGCCGCTGCCGCAAGCCCTGTCTCAGCTACATCCGCCGATGTCGAGCGCGCAGCCAATACCCTTGAGCGGCCCAGCAATGGCATCGCTCTAGCGTGGCTCACCCGCCTGCGTCGGCTTCGCCGTCAAGGCTGGGCCGCACTGCTGCCCACCACCCCGCAACGCCGCTACTTGCGCCACCACCGCGCGTTCTGGCGTTTTACGTTGCCATCGAGCCTGCTCAACGCGGCCGTGGGCCAGTTGCCGCTCCTGATCATCGGCGCGCGTCATGGCGTGATGGCGGCCGGGCTGTTCGCGCTCACCCAGCGCGTGCTGGCCGCACCAATTTCCCTGCTGGCCGCGTCGGTGCTGGAAGTGTTCAAGCGCGAGTCGGTGCGCCAGTACCAGGAGCACGGCGACTGCCGCCCCGCCTACCGCCATGCGCTGCGCGTGCTGCTGGCGCTGGGCGCGGTGCCCGCCCTGGTGCTGTGGGTGGCGTCGCCCGCCTTGTTTTCTTTCGTATTCGGCGCCGACTGGCGCGGCGCCGGCGAGCTGGCGCAGATCATGGCGCCGCTGTTTTTCCTCAATTTCGTCGCCGGCCCGCTCAGCTACGTGTTCTCGGTGGCAGGCCGGCAAAAGACCGAGCTGCTGTGGCAGGTGGCGCTGTTTGCCACCACCGTCGCTGCGTTTGCGGCGCCGCTGCCGCTGGCGCACAATGTGCTGGCCTACAGTATCGGCTATTCGCTGCTGTACCTGGTGTATCTGCACCTGTCGTACCGCTACGCGCTCAACCGCCCACCGGGCCGGAGGCTCCATGCTGCCGGCTGA
- a CDS encoding glycosyltransferase family 4 protein encodes MLNIAHLTSAHPRHDARIFGKQCRTLADHGHRVTLVVADGRGDEDRHGIHIVDAGAARGRLQRMISATNRVYRCALALAPDVVQLHDPELLPAGLLLQRHGCKVIFDAHEDVPRQLLGKPYLPPWTRRVLAATYARFEHQACRRLDGVITATPFIRERFERINRATVDINNFPMPEEFGADLAWADKPLQVCYAGGLSAIRGIAELVRACELLQTPVRLQLAGAFSEPALAAQLRARPGWRHIDALGQLARGDVAALLGASRAGLVTLHPTLNHLDALPVKMFEYMAAGIPVIASDFPRWRAIVEGDGEGGACGLCVDPGDPPAIAAAIDYLAGHPDIARRMGDNGRRAVRTRYNWRSQSTKLIDFYDHL; translated from the coding sequence ATGCTCAATATCGCCCACCTGACGTCCGCCCATCCGCGCCACGACGCCCGCATCTTCGGCAAGCAGTGCCGCACGCTGGCCGATCACGGCCACCGGGTCACGCTGGTGGTGGCCGATGGCCGCGGCGACGAGGACCGCCACGGCATCCACATCGTCGATGCCGGCGCCGCGCGAGGGCGGCTGCAACGGATGATATCGGCCACCAACCGCGTGTATCGCTGCGCGCTGGCGCTGGCGCCCGACGTGGTGCAGCTACACGACCCCGAGCTGCTGCCGGCCGGCCTGCTGCTGCAACGGCACGGCTGCAAGGTGATCTTCGATGCCCACGAGGACGTGCCGCGCCAGCTGCTGGGCAAACCCTACCTGCCGCCGTGGACCCGGCGCGTGCTGGCCGCCACTTACGCCCGCTTCGAACACCAGGCCTGCCGTCGGCTCGATGGCGTCATTACGGCCACGCCGTTCATCCGCGAACGGTTCGAGCGCATCAACCGCGCCACGGTGGACATCAACAATTTTCCGATGCCCGAGGAGTTCGGCGCCGACCTGGCCTGGGCCGACAAGCCGCTGCAGGTGTGCTACGCAGGCGGGCTGTCGGCGATACGCGGCATCGCCGAACTGGTACGCGCCTGCGAGCTGCTGCAAACCCCCGTGCGGCTGCAACTGGCCGGCGCTTTCAGCGAACCGGCACTGGCGGCACAGCTGCGCGCCCGCCCCGGCTGGCGCCACATCGACGCACTGGGCCAGCTGGCGCGCGGCGACGTGGCCGCACTGCTGGGCGCCTCGCGCGCGGGCCTGGTCACGCTGCACCCCACGCTTAACCACCTCGATGCGCTGCCAGTGAAAATGTTCGAGTACATGGCCGCCGGCATTCCCGTGATCGCGTCTGACTTCCCGCGCTGGCGCGCCATCGTGGAAGGAGACGGCGAAGGCGGCGCCTGTGGTCTGTGCGTCGATCCGGGCGATCCGCCGGCAATTGCCGCCGCCATCGACTACCTGGCCGGCCACCCGGACATCGCCCGCCGCATGGGCGACAACGGCCGGCGCGCAGTGCGCACCCGCTACAACTGGCGCAGCCAGTCCACCAAGCTGATCGACTTTTATGACCACCTCTGA